A part of Anaerolineae bacterium genomic DNA contains:
- a CDS encoding SAM-dependent chlorinase/fluorinase, giving the protein MVITLLTDFGLSDNFVGVMKGVILSINPTVTIVDITHEVPPQDILTAAFLLDASWPYFPPGSIHVAVVDPGVGTARRAIAVETTRAIFLAPDNGLLTPILKRGQVRRVISLNNPRYWLPQVSYTFHGRDIFAPTAAHISLGVPLEEIGIAIEDPILMDWPCPSKLPDGTIVGHILHIDRFGNLITNLKAEDLKEGVVIRVADYQIQGLKKTFADVAIGEPVAYIGSTGYLEIAIRQGNAARTFNLRRGDKIYVEGQGNG; this is encoded by the coding sequence AATTTTGTCCATAAACCCTACTGTTACCATCGTGGATATAACCCATGAGGTCCCCCCCCAGGATATATTAACCGCTGCTTTCCTGCTGGATGCCTCCTGGCCCTATTTCCCGCCAGGCTCAATCCATGTAGCAGTGGTGGACCCAGGAGTGGGCACGGCTCGAAGAGCTATCGCCGTGGAGACAACCCGAGCCATATTTCTGGCTCCAGATAACGGCCTTTTAACCCCTATCCTCAAGCGTGGACAGGTTCGCAGGGTAATCTCTCTGAACAATCCCCGTTACTGGCTTCCTCAGGTTAGCTATACCTTTCACGGCCGGGATATTTTTGCTCCAACGGCAGCTCATATTTCCCTCGGTGTGCCCCTGGAAGAAATAGGAATAGCTATTGAAGACCCTATCCTTATGGACTGGCCTTGCCCTTCAAAGCTTCCCGATGGCACCATCGTGGGCCACATCCTTCACATAGACCGCTTCGGCAACCTGATAACCAACTTAAAGGCCGAAGACTTGAAGGAAGGAGTGGTCATAAGAGTGGCTGACTATCAAATCCAGGGCTTGAAGAAAACCTTTGCCGATGTTGCCATAGGCGAACCCGTAGCCTACATAGGAAGCACTGGCTACCTGGAGATAGCTATTCGTCAGGGAAACGCAGCTCGCACTTTCAACCTGCGCCGAGGGGATAAAATTTACGTGGAGGGGCAAGGCAATGGCTAA